The Halostella limicola genome includes the window GGAAGGCGGTTCCGAACCCGTAGGCGTCGGCGACGGTGCCGCCGACGAGGAAGCCGGCGAGGAAGCCGAGGCTGCCGAACAGGTTGAACCCGCCCATCGCGGCGCCGCGCTCGCTCGCTGGCGCGAGGTCGGTGACGAGCGCCATCGTCGCCGGGGCCATCAGCGCCCCGAGGACGCCGACCAGCACCATGCCCGCGCCGGCGAGTTCGACCGTCGGTGCGCGTCCGACGGCGACGACGCCGAGGCCGTACAGCGCGGACCCGGCGAGGATGGGCAGGCGGCGGCCGACGCGGTCCGACAGCGTCCCGAAGGGGTACTGCAGGAGGGCGAACGGGGCGAAAAAGAGCGCGAGCATCAGTCCGGTGTCGCCCGCGCCGAGATCGAAGGCGGACCGGAAGTACAGCGTCCCGACCAGCGCGAAAAAGCCCGCGGTGAGGCGGTCGATGAAGCCGAAGGCGTACGGGATGCCGAGCGCGGGCGTGCCGACGAGGTTGCCGAGCGCGGCCCGCAGGTTCTCCTCCCGATCGGGGGTTCGGTCCTCGACGCGGAGGACCAGCACGCCGGCGACGAACAGTAGGCCGCTGGCGACGTACAGCGGTCCGAGCGGGTCGATCTCGGTCAGCTGCCCGCCCAGCGGCGCCCCCGTCGCCGTGCCGAGGCCGATGGCGATGCCCGCCGCGCCCATGTTCCGGCCGTGACCGCCCGAGAGGTCCATCAGCATCGTCATCGCGAGCGAGAACGCGCCGATGGTCGCCGCGCCCTGAAGCGCGCGGACGACGAGGACCGCCTCGAACGAGAGGTCCGTGACGGCCCCGGCAGCGGCGAGCGCGGCGTAGCCGACGCACCCGCCGACCGCCCCCGCCGCAATGAACGGGACGCGCTTGCCCGCGGCGTCGCTGGCCGCGCCCCAGACGCCGACGAAGGAGACGAAGGCGGCGAACTCGGCGACGAGGAACCACATGCTCGCGTCGAGCGCCGTCGTCGCGCCGAGCGCGGCGACGAGATCCGGCACGCCCGGGTACAGGAGCGTCTGGGCGAGCAGGACCGTGAAGACGACCGCCGCGAGCAGCCCTCGGTCGCGTCGTGTCCGGTGCACGGCGGCAGTTGTCGCTCTCGGATGAAAAGCGCCCCGAGTCGCGAGCGCTCCCCGGGATCAGGGCGCGACGGCCGCGAAGAGGTCGATCAGCCGGCCGACGAGCGAGTTCGGCCCGTCGGCGGACTTCCGACCGCCGCCGTCGCGGCGCGACGCCCCCGCCGGGGTCAGCGACCCATGCTCGGCCTCGACGGCCGACAGCGGAATCCCGAACGTGACGCGGTCGCTGCCGGCGAACAGGAGGTCCGTGGCGTGAAAGCCGTCGTCGCGCTCGACGCCGATCAGGCTCCCGCTGTCGCCGGCGGCGCTCATCGGGCCGAACGTGTCCACGCCCTCGAACACTGTCGGTTCGTCGTGGTAGCCGCGGACGCGGATCCGGGTGTCCCGGCCGCGCAGGTCGCCCGTGGTGACGCCCGTCGTCCGGCCGCTCTTGGTGAACGTCGCGTCCCGCGTCGGCTCCTCGAACCCGGCGAGCCGGCCGACGTCGAGCACGTCGTCGCGGACCGCTCCCTCGTCGACGGCCACGAGGGCGCTGTCGGTCTCGTTCGGCCGGTCGCGCGCGATCGCGCTCCACTCCAGCAGGTCCCCGATCCGGTCCTCGGGACTGCCGCCGTCCGCGGGGCCGGGCTGGAGGAACGGGTCGCCCGCGGCGGCGTCGTCGACCGGCGCGGCGACGTGGGCGTTCGTGAGGACGACGGTCTCCCCGTCGCCGGTCCGCAGCGGCGGCGATCCGAGCGTTCCCGCCGACACGTCGGGGTGGCCCGCCGAGACCCCGGCGGGGGCGGGGCGCCACCGGTCCTGTCGACGCTGCGTCTGCCGGACGGCGGGCGTCCGGACCGCCTGGAGGGAGACGTCGCCGACCTCCTGCACGTCGGTCCGGACGGTCTCGCCGTCGATCTCGACCGTCTCGGGGATCGCCTCTTCGTCGTCGAGCTGGGCGCGGGGCAGCTTTCGGCTGACGAGGACGACCAGGCACTCCTCCTCTGTCGGCCGGTCGTCGACGCGCTTCGGGCCGACGGTGGTGCCGACGACGTTGGGGTACGATTCGAGCCGCTCGCGGACCTCGCGGGGGACCTCCATGTGTATAGTTAGCACGGCGACGCCCAGAACGAAAAGGTTCGCCCGCGGCGGAGTGACCTCGAGTGGGAGTGCAGGCTGCTACCGGGTGGCTGCCGGCGAACGTATACCACTCAAGAACGTACGCGCCGCATGCAAGGGGACCGATGCGGGTACGAGCACGACGTGGGGACGGCGATGGGCGGCGGTGCGGTCTGTTGCTGGCGACCGACGTGGAACGACGCCGAGCGGTGTCTTTGGCACGCCGACGTGGGCGGGAAGCGCGAAGTGGACCTCGTCGCCGCCGACCCCCGGCCGGGCGAGCGCCTCGACGGCGCGACGCTCCGGGGGGTGACGCTCGTCGACGCCGACCTCCTCGCGGGGTGTCGCCTCGACGACGCCGACTTCGCCGACGCGACGCTCGCGGGGTCGTCGTTCGTCGACACCGGGCTTCGCCGGGCGGACTTCCGCGGCGCGAGCGCCCGGGACGCGACCTTCGAGGGGGCTGATCTGGAGGACGCGACGTTCACGTCGGCCGACCTCCGGGGCGCGAACTTCCGGGACGCCCGCCTCTATCGGGCGGCGTTCACCGACGTGCGCCTCGACGACGCGACGGCGTTCGGCCACCGCGTCGTGTACGACGAACTGGCGACGGCGGCCGACGACCCCGTCGAGGTGACGTCCCACTCGGAGCCCGCCATCGCGACGTACCGCGAACTCCAGCGCGTCTGGCGGGACAACGTCCTGCCCGGGCGCTCGCAGGAGTACTTCCTCCGGGAGATGGACCTGCGGCGACGGGTCGCCTGGGCGACCGGCGCGTACGTTCACGCGCTCCGGTTTGAGGGATCGCGGCTGGTCATGCGCTACGGCGCGAGCCCGTGGCGGGTGATCGCCGCGTCGATCGCGCTGATGGTCCTCTGTGCCGTGCTGTACCCGATCACCGGCGGCATTCAGGAGTCGACCGCGGAGAGCGCCATCACGTACCAACTGGAGGATCCGGCGGACGCGCCGCTGTGGGCGCTGTCGCTCGTCTTCTTCAAGAGCCTTTACTTCAGCGCCGTCACGTTCGCCACCCTCGGCTACGGCGACATGCAGCCGATCGGGGAGTGGGCGAGAGCCATCGCCGCCGTCGAGTCGCTGGTCGGGTCGCTCCTGATGGCGCTGCTGGTGTTCGTGCTCACGCGGAGCGCGCGGTGACGCGACGCGCCGCCCTGTGATACTCAGTGGCAAGATTTGCGAATCTTGCCGTAACTACGGGTTATATGCGTGTGTAGATATATGAGCGAGATACATGACTGACGACGACGAGTCCGCGGAGCCGGGCCTCTCCACGCGGAGCGTACACGCGGGGCAGGAAGCGCCCGACGCCGCGACGGGCGCCCGCGCCCCGCCGCTGTACCAGACGACGTCGTACGTGTTCGAGGACGCCGACCGCGCGGCGGACCTCTACGCGCTGGACGCCGAGGACCACATCTACTCGCGCATCAGCAACCCGACCGTGCGGACGCTGGAGGAGCGCCTCGCGAGCCTCGAAGGCGGTACGGGCGCGGTGGCGACGGCAAGCGGCATGGCCGCGCTCGACGCGGCGACGCTCGTCCTCGCGGCGGCGGGCGACAACGTCGTCTGCTCGACGGACACCTACGGCGGGACGACGGCGTACCTCTCGCACACCGCCTCGCGCCGGGACATCGAGGCGCGCTTCGTGGAGACCCTCGACTACGACGCCTACGAGGCGGCGATCGACGAGGACACCGCCTACGTCCACGTCGAGACCATCGGCAACCCCTCGCTGGTCACGCCGGACTTCGAGCGCGTCGCCGAGATCGCCCACGAGCACGGCGCGCCGCTGGTCGTCGACAACACGTTCGCCACGCCCGCGCTCTGTCGCCCGCTGGAAGCGGGCGCGGACGTGGTCTGGGAGTCGACGACGAAGTGGCTCCACGGCTCGGGCACGACCGTCGGCGGCGCGCTGATCGAGGACGGCGAGTTCGACTGGGAAGCGAACGGCTACGAGGAGGTCGCGGGCCAGAACCCCGCGTACCACGACACCGACTTCTCGCGGGACTTCCCCGACGCGCCGTTCACGCAGGCCGTCCGGTACCGGTCGCTCCGGAGCCTCGGCGATCAGCAGTCGCCGTTCGACGCCTGGCAGACGCTGCAGGGCCTGGAGTCGTTCCCCCTGCGGATGGAACGCCACTGCGAGAACGCCGCCATCGTCGCTGAGTACCTCGCGGACCACGACGACGTGGCGTGGGTCACCTACCCCGGGCTGGAGGACCACGAAACCCACGACAACGCGAGCGAGTACCTCAACGGCGGCTACGGCGGGATGATCGCGTTCGGGCTCGAAGGCGGCTACGAGGCGGGCAAGGCGTTCTGCGAGAACGTCGACCTGGCCTCGTTCCTCGCGAACATCGGCGACGCGAAGACGCTCGTCATCCACCCCGCGAGCACGACCCACGGCCAGTTGTCGCCAGAGGAGCAGCGCCAGGCGGGCGTCACGACCGACCTGATCCGCTTCTCCGTCGGCATCGAGGACCCCGCGGACATCCTCGCCGACGTGGAGCGGGGGATCGAGGCCGCGACACGATGAAGGCGACCGCGGGCACCGTCGACCTCGGCGAGTTCGAGTTCGAGAACGGGGAGTCGATCCCCTCGCTGGAGGTCGCGTACGAGACGTACGGCGAGTTCACCGGCGACAACGCCGTCCTCGTCTGCCACGCGCTCACCGGGAGCGCCCACGTCGCCAACCGCCGGCTCAGCGACGGCGAAGCGCCCGACACCGGCGGCCAGGCCCGCGCCTGGTGGGACGACATCGTCGGCCCGGGCAAGGCGATCGACGCGAAGGAGTACTACGTCGTCTGCGTCAACGTCCCCGGCTCGTGCTACGGCACGACGGGGCCGGCGAGCGAGAACCCCGAGACCGGCGAGCCGTACGCCACGTCGTTCCCGCCGGTCACCGTCACGGACTGGACGCGCGCCCAGCGGCTGGTGTTGAACGAGCTCGGCGTCGGCCGCCTCCACGCGGTCGTCGGCGGTAGCGTCGGTGGGATGAACGTGCTGGAGTGGGCGAAGCAATATCCCGACGACGTCCACCGCCTGATCCCGGTCGCCACCGCGGCCCGCCTCGACCCGCAGTGCCTCGCGCTCGACGCCGTCGCCCGGCGGGCCATCACCACGGACCCGAACTGGAACGGTGGCGATTACTACGACGGCTCGCCGGACTCGCCCGACGGCGGCGACCACCCGGACGACGGCCTCGCGCTGGCCCGCCAGCTCGGCCACGTGATGTACCTCTCGAAGGCGTCGATGGAGAAGAAGTTCGGCCGCCGCGCCGCCGGCCGCGACGCCGCCCGCGACGTGTTCCCCAGCGACCCCGCGGCCGGCTTCTTCCCGTACCGCGACGTGGAGTCCTATCTCGACTACCAGGCCGACAAGTTCGTCGACCGGTTCGACGCCAACAGCTACCTCTACCTGACGCGGGCGATGGACAACTACGACCTCGCCGCCGGCTACGACTCCGACGCGGCCGCGCTCGCGGCGTTCGAGGGCGAGGCGCTCGTCGTCTCCTTCACCGGCGACTGGCACTTCACCAGCGAGCAGGCCGAGTCGCTCGCGGACGCGTTCCGCGAGGCCGGCATCCCCGTCGCCCACCACGTCATCGACTCCGACCACGGCCACGACGCCTTCCTCGTCGAACCCGAGAACGTCGGCCCGCCCGTCGCCGACTTCCTGGCGGACGGCGTGGAGGGCCGGTCGATCACCGACACCGCCGACGACGAGGACGACGGCACCGACTTCGCGCCGGTCCACACGAGCCTGTTCTCGTAGCCCTCCGCCGTCGGCGTCGTCCGGGTGGCGACCGCGGAACGTCGAATCCAGCGTTGGAACTGTCTGCGAGTATTTTCGGAAATATACTGTATGAAGGAAAATCTTTTATGATATGTTTGTGTGTTTCCACGTACATGTCTCGTGAGGAACCGCCGACTCCGTCGGAGAGCGTACAAGACCCCGTCAACCGGGAGAACCAGGCCAGCTTCGTCGACAAGCTCCGGCTGCCGGAAGGAACCATCACCGGCGGGGGCGCGTTCGTGCTGGCGTACCTGTTCTACCGCCAGA containing:
- a CDS encoding MFS transporter, which codes for MHRTRRDRGLLAAVVFTVLLAQTLLYPGVPDLVAALGATTALDASMWFLVAEFAAFVSFVGVWGAASDAAGKRVPFIAAGAVGGCVGYAALAAAGAVTDLSFEAVLVVRALQGAATIGAFSLAMTMLMDLSGGHGRNMGAAGIAIGLGTATGAPLGGQLTEIDPLGPLYVASGLLFVAGVLVLRVEDRTPDREENLRAALGNLVGTPALGIPYAFGFIDRLTAGFFALVGTLYFRSAFDLGAGDTGLMLALFFAPFALLQYPFGTLSDRVGRRLPILAGSALYGLGVVAVGRAPTVELAGAGMVLVGVLGALMAPATMALVTDLAPASERGAAMGGFNLFGSLGFLAGFLVGGTVADAYGFGTAFLVAGGLEILLALVTLPFLLRLDAERTESFGGTEEA
- a CDS encoding pentapeptide repeat-containing protein, with protein sequence MQGDRCGYEHDVGTAMGGGAVCCWRPTWNDAERCLWHADVGGKREVDLVAADPRPGERLDGATLRGVTLVDADLLAGCRLDDADFADATLAGSSFVDTGLRRADFRGASARDATFEGADLEDATFTSADLRGANFRDARLYRAAFTDVRLDDATAFGHRVVYDELATAADDPVEVTSHSEPAIATYRELQRVWRDNVLPGRSQEYFLREMDLRRRVAWATGAYVHALRFEGSRLVMRYGASPWRVIAASIALMVLCAVLYPITGGIQESTAESAITYQLEDPADAPLWALSLVFFKSLYFSAVTFATLGYGDMQPIGEWARAIAAVESLVGSLLMALLVFVLTRSAR
- a CDS encoding O-acetylhomoserine aminocarboxypropyltransferase/cysteine synthase family protein; the protein is MTDDDESAEPGLSTRSVHAGQEAPDAATGARAPPLYQTTSYVFEDADRAADLYALDAEDHIYSRISNPTVRTLEERLASLEGGTGAVATASGMAALDAATLVLAAAGDNVVCSTDTYGGTTAYLSHTASRRDIEARFVETLDYDAYEAAIDEDTAYVHVETIGNPSLVTPDFERVAEIAHEHGAPLVVDNTFATPALCRPLEAGADVVWESTTKWLHGSGTTVGGALIEDGEFDWEANGYEEVAGQNPAYHDTDFSRDFPDAPFTQAVRYRSLRSLGDQQSPFDAWQTLQGLESFPLRMERHCENAAIVAEYLADHDDVAWVTYPGLEDHETHDNASEYLNGGYGGMIAFGLEGGYEAGKAFCENVDLASFLANIGDAKTLVIHPASTTHGQLSPEEQRQAGVTTDLIRFSVGIEDPADILADVERGIEAATR
- the metX gene encoding homoserine O-acetyltransferase MetX; translation: MKATAGTVDLGEFEFENGESIPSLEVAYETYGEFTGDNAVLVCHALTGSAHVANRRLSDGEAPDTGGQARAWWDDIVGPGKAIDAKEYYVVCVNVPGSCYGTTGPASENPETGEPYATSFPPVTVTDWTRAQRLVLNELGVGRLHAVVGGSVGGMNVLEWAKQYPDDVHRLIPVATAARLDPQCLALDAVARRAITTDPNWNGGDYYDGSPDSPDGGDHPDDGLALARQLGHVMYLSKASMEKKFGRRAAGRDAARDVFPSDPAAGFFPYRDVESYLDYQADKFVDRFDANSYLYLTRAMDNYDLAAGYDSDAAALAAFEGEALVVSFTGDWHFTSEQAESLADAFREAGIPVAHHVIDSDHGHDAFLVEPENVGPPVADFLADGVEGRSITDTADDEDDGTDFAPVHTSLFS